One genomic region from Sphingobacterium multivorum encodes:
- a CDS encoding DUF6443 domain-containing protein, translating to MKNNFLILLSLLGAGALQGQTLVDNLTLSSYSNQTNIQALKSITLQNGFYIPAPAAGKTITISIAGFQNIVSTPTAGQNYILTKTFRSPGVTLSTLNAQRTIGDENQSIQYFDGLGRPSQSVQLMASPTYKDIVQHIEYDGFGRESVKYLPHVKNVSGDGSFKPTAKTDQQAYYATSNTWDAAVTKTASPYAVTVFENSPLNRVQQQGAPGLPWQPGINRDNVTAGTNAGRTVVTDYGTNGTNDVRLWTINSTDNGATAGYYTAGKLYKTVIKDENWVSANGKGGTVEEYKDFEGRVVLKRVWETDSKKLETQYVYDDFGDLRYVIPPGFPSTTTTLTEATSGDFHELVYAYRYDGKRRLIEKKIPGRGWDHLVYNKNDQLLQEQDAELRQTNKWRVTKYDAFGRVVVTGIHQGSNPRQVEQDYINNETALWETRLAGQASYSNVSYPRENFTARTVNYYDDYSFENAGQLPSKNITVSTKTKSLLTGVLVYKEDGTAPLLTVNYYDDYGRVIQSASKNHLGGTDYVTNEYNFPGQVVKSTRVHTPSTGAVVTIITTNEYDHVGRLVQTKKKVNGQDEVIQSRLAYNEIGQLKTKSLHSENGGSNFMTNIGYAYNERGWQTKASSAQFTSQLNYNVNGTTVLANAQYNGNIAQQLWGYAATTNSTFTYAYDALNRLKSGVSTGTVMSEALTYDDMGNIRTLIRDNGTAISYNYNNTNKSNRLASLSGGLTGTFSYDLNGNATKDRTGMALSYNYLNLPKTVSGTGKSIVYTYDAAGAKLNRKSTVGGITTEQDYIGGIEYSKASGANPLIERIATEDGFLLNSSGNYSYYYNLTDHLGNVRVVLKKDGTATAPVATVMQKQDYYPFGKTKSIVTSINNKYLYNGKEMQTDLNGGAHTLGSSYVLEGQLDYGARFYDAEIGRWNVVDPLAEEYDNHSPYNYVGDNPIKRIDPNGEDWWDIIKGAAVAVADNMTQGALDNRKRTSYNSASDYNTGQDAGDIISAGIGALMTIDGAKNVAVGTVVTVGSGGTASLVSVPAAAAGSAEVVLGVNTLRNSMTNFASKKGRVSEQKNDSRTEEKVGSVNKTPKGKGSVDPSQRDPKRAFTRKQTAEQLKKQNGKCAGCGVEKTIDEVDGHHNTRHADGGKTDESNISSVCKSCHIKIHR from the coding sequence AATAACTTTTTAATACTACTATCATTACTCGGAGCAGGGGCGCTACAAGGGCAGACGCTCGTGGACAACCTTACCCTGAGTTCCTATAGCAACCAGACGAATATTCAGGCCCTCAAGAGCATCACACTCCAGAATGGCTTTTATATCCCTGCCCCGGCGGCAGGGAAGACCATTACGATCAGCATCGCAGGGTTTCAGAATATTGTGAGCACTCCGACAGCAGGTCAAAATTATATATTGACCAAAACTTTCCGCAGTCCCGGCGTAACACTATCTACCCTGAATGCCCAACGGACGATCGGTGATGAGAATCAGAGCATCCAGTACTTTGACGGACTCGGCAGGCCGAGCCAGAGTGTCCAGCTAATGGCCAGTCCAACCTATAAAGACATTGTACAGCATATCGAGTATGATGGATTTGGAAGGGAGAGCGTCAAATATCTTCCCCACGTGAAGAATGTATCAGGAGACGGCAGCTTCAAGCCCACGGCCAAAACAGACCAGCAAGCGTATTATGCCACATCCAATACCTGGGATGCTGCTGTGACAAAGACCGCGAGTCCCTATGCAGTTACTGTTTTTGAGAACAGCCCGCTGAACCGTGTGCAGCAGCAGGGTGCCCCGGGTCTGCCCTGGCAACCTGGAATCAACCGCGATAACGTAACGGCGGGCACCAACGCGGGCCGTACGGTGGTGACCGATTATGGTACCAACGGTACCAACGATGTGCGGTTGTGGACCATCAACAGTACGGATAATGGTGCCACAGCAGGGTATTATACTGCCGGGAAACTCTATAAGACGGTGATCAAGGATGAGAACTGGGTGTCGGCAAACGGCAAGGGCGGTACCGTGGAGGAATATAAGGATTTCGAGGGGCGTGTTGTACTCAAGCGGGTGTGGGAAACGGACAGCAAGAAACTGGAAACGCAGTATGTGTACGACGACTTTGGAGACCTGCGGTATGTGATCCCACCGGGATTCCCTTCCACGACTACTACATTGACAGAGGCCACCAGCGGTGATTTCCATGAGCTGGTATATGCCTACCGGTATGATGGAAAGCGGAGACTGATCGAGAAGAAGATTCCCGGAAGGGGCTGGGATCACCTTGTTTATAACAAAAATGACCAGCTGCTGCAGGAACAGGATGCCGAGCTGCGGCAGACCAATAAATGGCGAGTGACCAAATATGATGCTTTTGGACGTGTGGTGGTGACGGGTATCCATCAGGGCAGCAATCCGAGGCAGGTGGAGCAGGATTACATCAACAACGAAACCGCGCTCTGGGAGACGCGCTTAGCCGGCCAGGCCAGCTACAGCAATGTGTCTTATCCCCGTGAGAACTTTACGGCGCGTACGGTGAACTATTACGATGACTACAGCTTTGAAAATGCGGGGCAGCTTCCATCAAAGAATATCACGGTGAGTACAAAGACCAAATCGCTGCTGACGGGTGTGCTTGTTTATAAAGAAGACGGTACGGCACCCCTACTGACAGTGAATTATTACGATGATTATGGACGTGTGATCCAGTCTGCCTCCAAGAACCACCTTGGCGGAACGGACTATGTGACCAATGAATACAATTTTCCAGGTCAGGTAGTCAAGAGCACCAGAGTTCATACGCCTTCCACCGGAGCGGTGGTGACTATTATCACGACCAATGAATATGACCATGTGGGCAGGCTGGTACAGACCAAGAAGAAAGTCAACGGGCAGGATGAGGTGATCCAGAGCAGGCTCGCCTACAACGAGATCGGTCAGCTGAAGACCAAGTCGCTGCACAGCGAGAACGGTGGCAGCAACTTTATGACCAATATCGGCTATGCCTACAATGAACGGGGCTGGCAGACCAAAGCAAGCTCGGCGCAGTTCACCTCGCAGCTGAACTATAATGTCAATGGTACCACGGTGCTTGCTAATGCCCAGTACAATGGCAATATCGCGCAGCAGCTGTGGGGTTACGCCGCTACGACGAACAGCACATTTACCTACGCTTACGATGCGCTGAACCGGTTGAAGAGCGGAGTAAGTACAGGTACGGTGATGAGTGAGGCACTGACCTACGATGATATGGGCAATATCAGAACCCTTATCCGTGATAATGGTACGGCGATTTCCTACAACTATAACAATACCAATAAGAGTAACAGGCTGGCCAGTCTTTCGGGAGGTCTGACGGGGACATTTAGCTATGACCTGAACGGAAATGCGACCAAGGACCGTACAGGAATGGCCCTAAGCTACAATTACCTGAACCTGCCCAAAACAGTGAGCGGTACAGGTAAGAGCATTGTCTATACCTACGATGCAGCTGGCGCTAAGCTGAACCGTAAATCTACTGTTGGCGGTATCACTACCGAGCAGGATTATATCGGCGGGATTGAATACAGCAAAGCTAGTGGAGCAAATCCATTGATCGAACGTATTGCAACAGAAGATGGCTTCCTGTTGAATAGTTCAGGAAATTATAGTTACTATTACAATCTGACAGATCATCTGGGCAATGTGCGTGTTGTACTGAAGAAGGATGGTACAGCCACAGCCCCTGTTGCCACTGTAATGCAGAAGCAGGATTACTATCCATTTGGAAAGACAAAATCTATTGTAACAAGTATCAATAATAAGTATCTTTATAATGGCAAGGAAATGCAGACTGACCTTAATGGTGGTGCGCATACCTTGGGAAGTTCTTATGTACTGGAAGGACAGCTGGATTACGGGGCGAGATTCTATGACGCTGAGATAGGGCGATGGAATGTGGTGGATCCGTTGGCGGAGGAATATGATAATCATTCGCCTTACAATTATGTTGGTGATAATCCGATTAAAAGAATTGATCCAAATGGTGAAGATTGGTGGGACATCATAAAGGGAGCAGCAGTTGCCGTTGCTGATAACATGACGCAAGGAGCACTTGATAATCGAAAAAGAACTTCATATAATAGTGCTTCCGATTATAATACAGGACAAGATGCAGGGGATATTATAAGCGCTGGAATTGGTGCTTTAATGACAATTGATGGAGCAAAGAATGTTGCTGTTGGCACAGTTGTCACTGTTGGATCTGGGGGAACAGCAAGTTTAGTAAGTGTACCAGCGGCAGCGGCAGGTTCTGCGGAAGTCGTTCTTGGAGTAAATACGCTGAGAAATTCGATGACGAATTTTGCTTCAAAGAAAGGCAGAGTTAGCGAACAAAAAAACGACTCAAGAACCGAGGAAAAGGTTGGTAGTGTAAATAAAACACCAAAAGGTAAAGGTTCGGTGGACCCAAGTCAGCGAGATCCAAAAAGAGCATTTACAAGAAAACAAACTGCTGAACAGTTAAAAAAACAAAATGGAAAATGTGCTGGATGTGGAGTAGAGAAAACCATTGATGAGGTAGATGGTCATCACAATACAAGACATGCAGATGGAGGAAAGACGGATGAAAGCAACATCTCATCAGTTTGTAAGTCCTGTCATATAAAGATACACAGATGA
- a CDS encoding DUF4262 domain-containing protein — MKKLRKEFLETIEFNIRKFGFHVTMVNSGVEPRYGYSIGLTSLFNLELVFAGGSYFFKDDLDRIFEAFFNHFKKGGKIDEPLEISGLGLFTLIPVHASWNKLMMLGIYDYYNIEVVNTFQIIPDTNHYTMDIPNMEVKFDGNLEPVWKWLNYEWDYFAPANSVVTTNMKALFGETITEIMRWENTEWEMFAGPGPDVEEDDMRVVSLATILGIDNTVLPSLHLPLGKGLWRTEKDEDWNSWG, encoded by the coding sequence ATGAAAAAGCTAAGGAAAGAATTTTTAGAGACAATTGAGTTTAATATACGAAAATTTGGGTTTCATGTAACCATGGTAAATAGTGGTGTTGAACCACGATATGGATACAGTATTGGTTTGACAAGTTTATTTAACCTTGAATTGGTTTTTGCAGGTGGGTCTTACTTTTTTAAAGATGATTTAGATCGGATATTTGAAGCATTCTTTAATCATTTCAAAAAAGGAGGTAAGATTGATGAGCCTTTGGAAATAAGTGGTTTAGGTTTATTTACATTGATTCCAGTACATGCATCGTGGAATAAATTAATGATGTTAGGAATTTATGATTATTACAATATTGAGGTAGTAAATACATTTCAAATAATTCCTGACACAAATCACTATACAATGGATATTCCGAATATGGAAGTCAAATTTGACGGAAATCTAGAACCTGTTTGGAAGTGGCTGAATTATGAATGGGATTATTTTGCTCCCGCAAATTCTGTTGTCACTACTAATATGAAAGCTTTATTTGGAGAAACGATTACTGAAATTATGCGTTGGGAAAATACAGAATGGGAAATGTTTGCTGGTCCCGGACCAGATGTAGAAGAGGATGATATGCGAGTCGTATCTCTTGCGACTATTTTAGGGATTGATAATACTGTATTACCTTCTCTACATCTTCCTCTAGGAAAGGGATTATGGAGAACAGAAAAAGATGAAGATTGGAATTCTTGGGGCTAA
- a CDS encoding GNAT family N-acetyltransferase — MEVMKSAGDRIDIILKEMSVKDSESFYRLYFEDESAIQDQTTNEEHTNPVQFTEHILSLCEELYSIRTVENEHIIIGDCALHHWNQEEKKIEIGGSLLPKYWGKGIMSTAFELLIALAKEKYQVNVLVAKTEITNLKALKFAEKLGFQKMSNDGDIIILEKRAL; from the coding sequence ATGGAGGTCATGAAATCGGCCGGAGACCGTATAGATATCATATTGAAAGAAATGTCTGTAAAAGATTCTGAGTCATTTTACCGATTGTACTTTGAAGATGAATCAGCCATTCAGGACCAGACAACCAATGAGGAGCATACGAATCCGGTACAGTTTACAGAACATATTTTATCTCTTTGTGAGGAACTCTACAGTATCCGAACTGTGGAAAATGAGCATATAATTATTGGTGACTGCGCCTTGCACCACTGGAATCAGGAAGAAAAGAAAATTGAGATTGGTGGTTCTCTGCTGCCCAAATATTGGGGAAAAGGAATAATGTCTACAGCTTTTGAGTTGTTGATAGCATTGGCAAAAGAAAAGTACCAGGTAAATGTTTTGGTAGCAAAGACTGAAATAACGAATCTTAAAGCACTGAAATTTGCTGAAAAATTGGGTTTTCAGAAGATGAGTAATGATGGAGATATCATTATTCTTGAAAAGCGGGCTTTATAG
- a CDS encoding penicillin-binding transpeptidase domain-containing protein produces MILRITLLMFIVAFYVSGVNGQTKGMFSKGAKIVMPNIQGYFEECGVSGTIAIYDNRNDIWFVSDTSDSKVESVPASTFKVINMLIALETNTVKDENAVVKWPGSTDTIKYGYRPDIHRDISVKEAFQVSAGWAFIELAKKIGRSTYQKFLGESGYGNVDLSEKGEDFWNFGAMGISPVNQVEFLKRLYDGNLPFSERNMNIVKKVMITEKEKDFLIRSKTGWTKEHNTNIGWWVGYLESGQNVYFFATRLIQDRKFNRSDFSSCRKEITKKVFRDLKIMQ; encoded by the coding sequence ATGATATTAAGAATTACACTGTTGATGTTTATAGTCGCCTTTTATGTTTCTGGGGTAAATGGACAGACAAAAGGGATGTTTTCTAAAGGTGCGAAAATCGTAATGCCCAATATTCAGGGGTATTTTGAGGAATGTGGGGTAAGCGGGACTATAGCTATTTATGATAATAGAAATGACATCTGGTTTGTATCCGATACATCGGATTCCAAGGTTGAAAGTGTACCTGCATCTACGTTTAAGGTTATCAATATGCTCATCGCGTTAGAGACAAATACAGTCAAAGATGAAAATGCTGTGGTGAAATGGCCGGGATCAACAGATACCATTAAATATGGTTATCGTCCAGATATCCACAGAGATATTTCAGTAAAAGAAGCTTTTCAGGTATCTGCAGGCTGGGCTTTTATTGAGCTTGCAAAGAAAATAGGCAGATCTACCTACCAAAAGTTTTTAGGAGAATCCGGCTATGGAAATGTCGATCTCAGTGAAAAAGGAGAAGATTTTTGGAATTTTGGAGCAATGGGTATTTCTCCTGTCAATCAGGTTGAATTTTTGAAACGATTATATGATGGGAATTTGCCTTTTTCTGAACGAAATATGAATATTGTCAAGAAGGTAATGATTACAGAGAAAGAAAAAGATTTTCTGATACGGTCAAAAACTGGATGGACAAAGGAACATAATACGAACATAGGGTGGTGGGTAGGATACCTTGAATCTGGTCAAAATGTGTATTTCTTCGCCACACGACTTATACAGGACCGTAAATTCAATAGATCAGATTTTTCCAGCTGTAGGAAGGAAATTACCAAAAAGGTATTTCGAGATCTTAAAATAATGCAATAA
- a CDS encoding HNH endonuclease, whose product MNEDLQTYLHAFALINRGSTKYGLAPHKPILLLTLVELIDKGIVLNNRFEVNVDLVGLFQENWRLLVRTAHQSDFTQPFYYLQSDKAAGQSFWCLYPNPGFQTNAHIKSVRTLSEVVAYGSFDNKLAALLSDPLNRAVVRDQLLSAYFPEQRQAYYEHKQLNDGFYHEMQSLVLNEPEAQYKHISIQTQEDVFVRSGLFKRYIPQLYQDTCAMTGMRMRSIFKYNFIDACHIVPFAVTHDDKVTNGIALCPNLHRAFDRGLVGVSEDYTIMVSAHIDELVDHPYSLSKLNGRSILLPKAQRYYPSQENLAWHRDNVFKV is encoded by the coding sequence ATGAATGAGGATCTGCAAACTTATCTCCACGCTTTTGCCCTAATAAATAGGGGCAGTACCAAGTATGGGTTGGCTCCACATAAGCCGATCTTGTTGTTAACCTTGGTCGAACTGATCGACAAAGGTATCGTGCTCAACAATCGCTTTGAAGTTAATGTGGATCTTGTTGGACTTTTTCAGGAGAACTGGCGCTTGCTAGTGCGGACGGCACATCAGTCCGATTTTACACAGCCCTTTTATTATTTGCAGTCCGATAAGGCAGCAGGGCAAAGCTTTTGGTGTTTATATCCGAATCCTGGCTTTCAGACCAATGCACATATCAAAAGTGTAAGGACGCTTTCCGAAGTTGTGGCCTACGGCTCATTCGATAATAAGCTCGCTGCTTTGCTCAGTGATCCATTAAATCGGGCTGTTGTTCGAGATCAGCTACTTTCTGCTTACTTCCCCGAACAACGACAGGCCTATTATGAACATAAGCAGCTCAATGACGGCTTTTACCATGAAATGCAGTCTTTGGTGCTCAATGAGCCGGAGGCTCAGTATAAACATATTTCTATTCAGACTCAGGAAGATGTGTTTGTCAGATCGGGGTTGTTCAAACGCTATATTCCGCAGCTTTATCAGGATACCTGTGCCATGACAGGAATGCGGATGCGATCTATTTTTAAATACAACTTTATCGATGCATGTCATATCGTTCCTTTTGCGGTGACGCATGACGACAAGGTTACCAATGGCATAGCACTATGCCCAAACCTGCATCGTGCATTTGATAGGGGACTGGTTGGCGTGAGTGAAGATTATACCATTATGGTTTCCGCTCATATCGACGAACTGGTCGACCATCCCTACAGTCTATCAAAATTAAATGGACGGTCGATTTTGCTGCCTAAAGCACAACGATACTATCCATCGCAGGAAAACCTAGCTTGGCATCGGGATAATGTATTTAAAGTATGA
- a CDS encoding very short patch repair endonuclease, with amino-acid sequence MVICEEKSDRIYVPRFEESAGFYTTSKRSYNMSKIKSRNSKPELILRKALWSKNIRFRLHDKFLPGTPDIVIKKYKLAIFIDGEFWHGFDWKNNRERIKSNRLFWIPKIERNMQKDMRVNKALRDMDYVVFRFWTQDILKNLPKVINQIELFLETRKLWK; translated from the coding sequence ATGGTTATTTGTGAAGAGAAATCAGACAGAATTTATGTTCCCCGCTTTGAAGAATCCGCTGGATTCTATACCACTTCAAAGCGTAGCTATAACATGTCCAAAATCAAAAGTCGTAATTCTAAACCAGAACTTATTCTGCGAAAAGCCCTGTGGTCAAAAAATATCCGTTTTCGCCTGCACGACAAATTCCTACCAGGTACACCCGATATTGTAATCAAAAAGTATAAACTTGCGATATTTATAGATGGTGAATTCTGGCATGGATTCGACTGGAAAAACAACAGAGAGCGCATTAAGTCCAACCGTCTTTTCTGGATTCCCAAGATCGAGCGCAACATGCAAAAAGATATGCGCGTCAATAAAGCCCTACGGGATATGGATTATGTTGTATTCAGGTTCTGGACGCAGGACATCCTTAAAAATCTTCCTAAAGTTATAAATCAGATAGAGTTATTTTTAGAAACAAGAAAGCTTTGGAAATAA
- a CDS encoding helix-turn-helix domain-containing protein — MDIRIKVGLRIRELRKSLGLTQESLAFKADMDKTYLNEVENGKRNVSLVNLEKIILALETTFSLFFQENTGSDRA, encoded by the coding sequence ATGGATATCAGAATAAAAGTAGGTTTGAGAATCAGAGAATTGCGTAAATCATTGGGGTTAACGCAAGAGTCCTTGGCTTTTAAAGCTGACATGGATAAAACTTATCTTAATGAGGTTGAAAACGGTAAAAGAAATGTTTCCTTAGTCAATCTAGAAAAAATTATCCTAGCACTGGAAACAACATTTTCTCTTTTTTTTCAGGAAAATACAGGTTCAGACAGAGCATAA
- the dcm gene encoding DNA (cytosine-5-)-methyltransferase, with amino-acid sequence MTKKISSKRTGIELKIGENSIPKFNFIDLFAGIGGFHIAMHSVGGKCVFASEIDKFARVTYEHNYKKWSPEMFESGNFNQDITDPNLDYGSIPSFDLLCAGFPCQPFSHAGLKKGFGDTRGTLFFNIEEIVRTKLEEAENQKNKNLIPKVLFLENVKGLKNHDKGRTFATIRLHLEELGYEVRAEVLNSKNFGVPQNRERIFIVAWYKELVKAEDFKFPWGLDKEGNPIFDRNLVSCDTNVGQILLKETELEKLEQHSGRTYTISDKLWDGHQRRKKEHGEKGNGFGYSLFQDDSPYTSTISARYYKDGSEILIDQSLLGKRPRKLHPIEAARLQGYPIDEKNKNERFEIPVSDAQAYKQFGNSVSVPVIKTLAKEIISQLLK; translated from the coding sequence ATGACAAAGAAAATTAGTTCAAAAAGAACTGGAATAGAGCTCAAAATAGGTGAAAATAGCATCCCTAAATTTAATTTTATTGATTTATTTGCTGGTATAGGTGGTTTTCATATAGCCATGCATAGCGTGGGGGGAAAATGTGTTTTTGCCTCAGAAATAGACAAATTTGCGAGAGTAACTTACGAGCATAATTATAAGAAATGGTCTCCGGAGATGTTTGAGTCGGGCAATTTTAATCAGGATATCACGGATCCAAATCTTGATTATGGTAGTATCCCTTCATTTGACCTTCTTTGTGCTGGTTTCCCCTGTCAGCCGTTTTCCCATGCGGGTTTAAAAAAGGGATTTGGAGACACAAGAGGAACTCTGTTTTTCAACATTGAGGAAATTGTACGTACAAAACTCGAAGAAGCGGAGAACCAAAAAAATAAGAACCTTATTCCTAAAGTACTGTTTCTCGAAAATGTGAAAGGGCTTAAAAACCATGATAAGGGAAGAACATTTGCAACTATCAGGCTTCATCTCGAAGAATTAGGTTATGAGGTTAGGGCGGAAGTTCTTAACAGTAAAAATTTTGGTGTTCCGCAAAATAGAGAACGAATATTTATTGTTGCTTGGTACAAAGAGCTTGTGAAAGCTGAGGATTTTAAATTCCCATGGGGTTTAGATAAAGAGGGCAATCCTATCTTCGACCGAAATCTCGTAAGCTGTGATACAAATGTAGGCCAGATTTTATTAAAAGAGACAGAATTGGAAAAATTGGAGCAACATTCAGGGCGTACATATACCATTTCGGACAAACTATGGGACGGACATCAGCGACGTAAGAAAGAGCATGGCGAGAAAGGTAATGGTTTTGGGTATTCTTTATTCCAGGATGATTCGCCTTATACCAGTACAATATCAGCACGATATTATAAAGATGGCTCAGAGATCCTTATTGATCAAAGTTTATTAGGAAAAAGACCGCGTAAACTTCATCCTATTGAAGCAGCACGCTTACAAGGTTATCCTATCGATGAGAAAAATAAGAATGAACGTTTTGAAATACCTGTTTCAGATGCTCAAGCTTACAAGCAATTTGGGAATTCTGTTTCGGTACCCGTCATAAAAACATTAGCCAAAGAAATCATTAGTCAATTATTGAAATAG
- a CDS encoding McrB family protein has protein sequence MESIVKLLKDIDAINATSKFELRFDAFGGYVEFSNTSGKSFVIGLNSIRQTIKDILQNLPQFLTIQKYDEKPWRDMGSSYYRDSAANTISTVQTKPFYTTLAKFIAFANDDLANYSDDLIDLDGVKLNNTIAFLDDIIALFQINLEELEESDLEDSEGLLNKFSAWLIDLSTNNYFNKSLDKAISEIKKYQEKYIESFGTDLFDVNFSDLENTIELIRENVYDRSSKFWDYSDNTSSHQPKAILGDKNYLRFLKEYIPVAKAGTEIVKGYNKIIFGAPGTGKSYSITKKLQGVSEEQIERVIFHPDYDYSSFVGGYKPVTEKDDEGKDVVRYKFVPQVFTNIFEKAHRNPSKNFYLVIEEINRGNCAEIFGDIFQLLDRNPDYAITPSEDLHKFLKDRDESARHKVLKNEKMTMPDNLVILATMNTSDQSLFPMDSAFKRRWDWEYVAIKYPMDEKDSSCPSFSYRVKLDDEKYFKWMDFVVNVNKHILQNPSLGVDKCIGNFFIKPDKENIISLDSFINKVIFYLWNDVFKDEENEIFADHTYLSYFPQTEGQRRINEMIEKFRVQSGGMFFFKFNSEGVEVTADIDLGK, from the coding sequence ATGGAAAGTATTGTTAAGCTATTAAAGGATATTGATGCGATAAATGCAACATCAAAATTTGAACTGAGATTTGATGCATTTGGAGGGTATGTCGAGTTTTCCAATACCAGCGGAAAGAGCTTCGTAATTGGATTAAATTCTATCCGCCAGACGATAAAAGATATTTTACAAAATCTTCCTCAGTTTTTGACCATACAAAAATATGACGAGAAACCTTGGCGAGACATGGGCTCTTCCTATTATAGAGATTCTGCTGCTAATACAATTTCTACCGTCCAAACAAAACCTTTTTATACCACATTAGCTAAATTTATAGCTTTTGCAAACGACGATTTAGCTAATTATAGTGATGATTTAATTGATTTGGATGGTGTAAAATTAAATAATACTATAGCTTTTTTAGATGATATAATTGCTTTATTTCAAATAAATTTAGAGGAGCTAGAAGAATCAGATTTAGAAGACTCTGAAGGTCTTTTGAATAAATTTTCTGCATGGCTTATTGATCTATCAACAAACAATTATTTTAATAAGAGTCTGGATAAAGCTATTTCTGAGATAAAAAAATATCAGGAAAAGTACATTGAGAGTTTTGGAACTGATCTTTTTGATGTTAATTTTAGTGATTTGGAAAATACAATTGAATTGATCCGTGAAAATGTTTATGATAGAAGTTCCAAATTTTGGGATTACAGCGACAATACATCCAGCCATCAGCCTAAGGCAATTTTAGGAGATAAGAATTACCTGCGATTTCTGAAAGAATATATTCCTGTTGCAAAAGCAGGTACAGAAATAGTTAAAGGTTATAACAAAATCATCTTTGGTGCACCAGGAACTGGGAAATCTTATTCAATCACGAAAAAATTACAAGGGGTGTCCGAAGAGCAGATTGAAAGAGTCATTTTCCATCCAGATTATGATTATTCTTCCTTTGTTGGAGGGTATAAACCAGTCACAGAAAAGGATGATGAAGGTAAAGATGTTGTGAGATATAAGTTTGTTCCACAGGTATTTACAAATATATTTGAAAAGGCACATCGAAATCCGAGCAAAAATTTTTATTTAGTAATTGAGGAAATTAACAGAGGCAATTGTGCGGAGATATTTGGTGATATCTTTCAGCTACTGGATAGAAATCCAGATTATGCAATTACTCCGTCAGAAGATCTCCATAAGTTTCTAAAGGACCGTGATGAAAGCGCGCGTCACAAAGTACTTAAAAATGAAAAAATGACGATGCCGGACAATCTGGTTATTCTGGCGACAATGAATACCTCCGATCAGTCTCTTTTTCCAATGGATAGTGCGTTCAAAAGACGTTGGGACTGGGAGTATGTAGCGATCAAATATCCAATGGATGAAAAAGATTCATCTTGCCCGTCATTTAGTTATCGGGTGAAATTAGATGATGAGAAATACTTTAAATGGATGGATTTTGTCGTCAATGTTAACAAACACATTCTCCAGAATCCGAGCTTGGGCGTCGATAAATGTATTGGTAATTTCTTTATAAAGCCTGATAAAGAAAATATAATATCCCTAGATTCATTTATCAATAAAGTCATATTCTATCTATGGAATGACGTGTTCAAAGATGAGGAAAATGAAATTTTTGCAGATCATACTTATCTCAGCTATTTTCCACAAACAGAAGGACAGCGGAGGATCAACGAGATGATAGAAAAATTTAGAGTTCAGTCAGGAGGAATGTTCTTTTTTAAATTCAACTCCGAAGGTGTAGAAGTTACTGCAGACATAGACTTAGGCAAGTAA